The Haloimpatiens massiliensis genome contains a region encoding:
- a CDS encoding CoA-binding protein: MVASELLNYKNWVVVGDVINQSKYAYKILDKLRNKGFNAVGIHPKKEGEGVYKSLKDVPFQIEVIDLCINPALGIEILKEAKTLIINKVLIQPGAESEEIINYCKENNIIAIEDCALVQLSNM; encoded by the coding sequence ATGGTAGCTAGTGAATTATTAAATTATAAAAATTGGGTAGTAGTAGGAGACGTTATAAACCAGAGTAAATATGCATATAAAATTTTAGACAAGTTAAGGAATAAAGGTTTTAATGCAGTGGGAATTCATCCTAAGAAGGAGGGGGAAGGCGTTTATAAAAGTTTAAAGGATGTGCCTTTTCAAATAGAAGTTATAGATTTATGTATAAATCCTGCTTTAGGTATAGAAATACTTAAGGAAGCAAAGACTTTAATTATTAATAAGGTACTAATTCAGCCTGGGGCAGAAAGTGAAGAAATTATTAATTATTGCAAAGAAAACAATATAATTGCTATAGAGGATTGTGCGCTAGTACAGTTATCTAATATGTAA
- a CDS encoding acyl-[acyl-carrier-protein] thioesterase, with amino-acid sequence MSGIVTEKEYNVHYYEVDYKGRALISSLMNYFGDIAMVQTEDLKIGMEFLNQHHIAWVLYKWDIDINRYPTYNERVKVKTWAYGIKKFYAYRKFTITDSSGEVIVEANSIWFLIDTEKRKAISVPDYMYDIFKTNKEEKRTLKIDKIKKMNKIDVENKFSVRYGDIDTNRHVNNVKYVAWAIETVPRDVVTKYELKNVKVTYQKETSYGNIVKARTQILEEEDGIVCLHKIQDKSDNELAILQTMWK; translated from the coding sequence ATGTCTGGAATAGTAACAGAAAAGGAGTATAATGTTCATTATTATGAAGTAGATTATAAAGGAAGAGCACTCATATCATCTCTTATGAATTATTTTGGTGATATAGCTATGGTACAAACTGAAGATCTAAAAATAGGCATGGAGTTTTTAAATCAGCATCATATAGCTTGGGTACTTTATAAGTGGGATATAGATATAAATAGATATCCAACATATAATGAGAGAGTAAAGGTAAAAACTTGGGCCTATGGTATAAAAAAATTCTACGCCTACAGAAAATTTACTATAACAGATAGCAGCGGAGAAGTGATAGTGGAAGCAAATTCTATATGGTTCTTAATAGATACAGAGAAGAGAAAAGCTATAAGTGTACCAGATTATATGTATGATATATTTAAAACCAACAAAGAAGAAAAAAGGACTCTTAAAATAGATAAAATAAAGAAAATGAATAAAATTGATGTAGAAAATAAATTTAGTGTGAGATATGGTGATATAGATACTAATAGGCATGTTAATAACGTAAAATATGTAGCTTGGGCTATAGAAACAGTTCCTAGAGATGTAGTTACAAAATATGAGCTTAAAAATGTAAAAGTAACTTACCAAAAGGAAACTTCCTATGGAAATATTGTAAAAGCTCGTACGCAAATTCTAGAAGAGGAAGATGGAATAGTATGTTTACATAAGATACAAGATAAAAGTGACAATGAGCTGGCAATTCTTCAAACTATGTGGAAATAG
- a CDS encoding NAD(P)/FAD-dependent oxidoreductase: protein MKYDIIIIGAGASGITATITAKDMGCNVALLEGSDRIGKKILTTGNGRCNITNENIISLRYHSNNPKFFMDTLNKFTYEDTVNFFSSLGLPLVTLDDGKMYPMSLQASSVLDVLRLSISEKGIPLYLNTKVKEVRCTTNGFKIYSNNAEIFQCKKLVIATGGKSAATTGSDGSGFNITKSLGHHIINPVPALVQLKLQYNHLKALSGVKFDGFAEIFVNSKSMRKDFGEILFTDYGISGPPILQLSRVASYNLSEKNEVTLKIDLMPKFSKESLIEFLENHWGTFSYRAVQESFIGIINKKIIPILLKEAGVINIHKPCWDLDWKEKSNIFSLLKEWTFTVSGTNGFKNAQVTAGGVDTTEVNHITLESKIVPNLYFCGEVLDVDGDCGGFNLQWAWSSGVVAAKSAAK from the coding sequence TTGAAATACGATATTATAATCATAGGTGCTGGTGCCTCTGGTATCACTGCTACCATCACAGCTAAAGATATGGGCTGTAATGTGGCACTTTTAGAAGGCAGTGATAGAATAGGTAAAAAAATACTCACCACAGGAAACGGCAGATGCAATATAACTAATGAGAATATAATTTCTTTAAGATATCATAGTAATAACCCTAAATTCTTTATGGATACTTTAAATAAGTTTACCTATGAGGATACTGTTAACTTTTTTTCCTCTCTAGGACTTCCTTTAGTAACCCTTGATGATGGCAAAATGTACCCTATGAGCCTACAGGCTTCTTCAGTTTTAGATGTGCTTAGACTTTCCATAAGTGAAAAAGGTATACCCTTGTATTTAAATACAAAAGTTAAGGAGGTAAGGTGTACTACAAATGGCTTTAAAATATACTCAAATAATGCCGAAATATTTCAATGCAAAAAATTAGTAATAGCTACTGGAGGGAAGTCTGCTGCTACCACTGGTTCAGATGGCTCTGGATTTAACATAACCAAATCACTAGGCCACCATATAATAAATCCTGTACCAGCTTTAGTACAACTTAAGCTTCAATATAATCATTTAAAGGCTCTCTCTGGAGTGAAATTTGATGGTTTTGCAGAAATTTTTGTAAATAGCAAGTCTATGAGAAAAGACTTTGGAGAAATACTTTTTACAGACTATGGTATATCAGGCCCTCCTATTTTACAACTAAGCAGGGTTGCTTCTTATAATTTAAGTGAAAAAAATGAAGTTACATTAAAAATAGATCTTATGCCCAAATTCTCCAAAGAATCATTAATAGAGTTCTTGGAAAATCATTGGGGCACCTTCAGCTATAGAGCTGTACAGGAATCTTTTATAGGAATAATAAACAAAAAGATAATACCTATACTTTTAAAAGAAGCTGGAGTTATAAATATACATAAACCTTGCTGGGATTTAGATTGGAAAGAAAAAAGTAATATATTTTCTCTACTTAAGGAATGGACCTTCACCGTATCAGGTACAAATGGCTTCAAGAATGCTCAGGTAACCGCCGGAGGAGTTGACACTACTGAGGTTAACCATATCACTTTAGAGTCTAAAATTGTACCTAATCTTTATTTCTGTGGAGAGGTTTTAGATGTGGATGGTGACTGTGGGGGATTTAATCTGCAATGGGCATGGAGTTCTGGAGTTGTAGCCGCTAAAAGCGCCGCAAAATGA
- a CDS encoding ECF transporter S component has protein sequence MNLESRNNANLSNRKAKTRQLTVVGMLSAISIILGITGYGFIPLPGVKATIMHVPVIIGALIEGPVVGICIGLIFGIFSVFQNMMVPSLLSFAFMNPLVSVLPRVIIPIVAYYTYKAIPIKNKNNPIKIGIGAALGSLTNTVGVLGMMYLLYAAEFAKARSIDASLAGKAIFGIGVANGIPEAIVAVAITIPIVLAVRKIVKHK, from the coding sequence ATGAATTTAGAATCACGTAATAATGCAAATCTTTCTAACAGAAAGGCAAAAACTAGACAATTGACAGTTGTAGGTATGCTATCTGCTATATCCATCATTTTGGGCATAACAGGTTATGGTTTTATACCTCTTCCTGGGGTCAAAGCAACCATTATGCATGTTCCTGTTATCATAGGAGCTTTAATCGAAGGCCCTGTGGTAGGTATATGTATAGGACTTATATTTGGAATCTTTAGTGTGTTTCAAAACATGATGGTGCCATCACTTTTATCTTTTGCATTTATGAATCCATTAGTATCAGTGCTCCCTAGGGTTATAATACCAATAGTTGCCTACTATACTTACAAGGCAATCCCTATTAAAAATAAAAATAATCCTATAAAAATTGGCATAGGAGCAGCATTGGGTTCTTTAACTAACACCGTTGGTGTCTTGGGAATGATGTACTTATTATATGCTGCAGAGTTTGCAAAAGCTAGAAGTATTGATGCTTCTTTAGCAGGCAAGGCCATATTTGGTATTGGAGTTGCTAACGGAATTCCTGAGGCTATAGTAGCTGTAGCCATA